One genomic segment of Paenibacillus durus includes these proteins:
- a CDS encoding SDR family oxidoreductase gives MLAQGNVKGTMSVFITGATGGIGSACVKQLAQMGVRVFAGVRDTKRGEQLRASTSSAVIPVQIDITDQASVQFAFEEVAKTVGNDGLAGLINNAGCMVQGPLELLTMEQIKQQFELNVFGQIAVTQAFLPLLRKNGGRVINIGAVTGKTSLPFFGALSASKHAMEAITDALRVELKPWNIHVAMIEPGAIETAIHEKAHDSSARSLKEVTSDRLALYREALTQFESVIAKQPLSPTEVVVNAIIHALTSPKPRTRYAVGKGARMIVALGRFPDKLRDNLLISNLGLRKTHG, from the coding sequence ATGTTGGCACAAGGTAATGTTAAGGGAACAATGTCGGTTTTTATTACAGGAGCGACTGGAGGAATTGGCTCCGCATGCGTCAAGCAGTTGGCTCAAATGGGAGTTCGCGTCTTCGCGGGAGTGCGCGATACAAAGCGGGGCGAGCAGCTTCGGGCGTCAACTTCATCTGCGGTGATCCCAGTCCAAATCGACATCACAGATCAAGCATCCGTACAATTCGCTTTCGAGGAAGTGGCGAAGACTGTCGGAAACGATGGGCTGGCCGGACTGATCAATAATGCAGGCTGCATGGTGCAGGGCCCTTTGGAACTGCTCACTATGGAACAAATCAAGCAGCAGTTTGAACTCAACGTTTTTGGACAAATTGCGGTAACCCAGGCATTCCTTCCCCTGCTGCGGAAAAATGGCGGGAGAGTCATCAACATCGGAGCCGTTACGGGAAAAACCTCACTGCCCTTCTTCGGCGCACTGTCCGCCTCCAAGCACGCGATGGAAGCTATTACCGACGCGCTCCGGGTTGAATTAAAGCCTTGGAACATTCACGTAGCCATGATTGAGCCGGGCGCTATCGAAACCGCTATTCACGAAAAAGCCCACGACTCTTCCGCCCGGTCACTAAAGGAGGTTACGTCCGACCGACTTGCCTTGTACCGAGAGGCACTGACACAGTTCGAATCGGTTATCGCCAAGCAGCCTTTATCCCCTACCGAAGTGGTCGTGAACGCCATCATTCACGCCCTAACGTCACCCAAACCCCGTACCCGTTACGCTGTGGGCAAAGGCGCACGCATGATCGTAGCCCTGGGCCGTTTCCCGGATAAGCTTCGGGATAACCTATTGATCAGCAATCTTGGGTTACGGAAGACTCATGGGTGA
- a CDS encoding DUF2167 domain-containing protein translates to MKKFRILSIVFTLWLSVLHGTASAANDYTWMQGGQQVRLEEMATLDLDPSMVFLNKEDTMQIAKDNNDTPSGDELGSIYPADENQMWEVVFLYEETGHIKDDEKEEINADDILESYKKGTEEANKDRPEGTRIYVTGWDVEPFYDEATHNLTWSMLAEDDNKEQILNYNVRLLTRTGTISAILISDPKHLNEDKKILTEKVLPKLTINAGKRYEDFNAATDKVSELGLTGLILGGAGLVVAKKAGLIAILLLVAKKFGIVILLVLGAAGKFFSKLFRRKKPATEETEPTPDNPEENVS, encoded by the coding sequence ATGAAAAAATTTAGGATTCTGAGTATCGTTTTTACCCTTTGGCTGTCCGTTCTCCACGGTACGGCTTCGGCGGCGAACGACTATACTTGGATGCAGGGTGGACAGCAGGTTAGGCTAGAGGAGATGGCTACCCTTGACTTGGACCCTTCTATGGTATTCCTGAATAAGGAAGATACCATGCAAATCGCGAAGGATAATAATGACACCCCAAGCGGGGATGAGCTGGGCAGCATTTACCCTGCGGACGAAAACCAGATGTGGGAGGTTGTCTTCCTCTACGAGGAAACCGGACATATCAAGGATGACGAAAAAGAAGAGATCAATGCTGACGACATACTAGAGAGCTACAAAAAAGGGACCGAGGAAGCCAACAAGGACCGCCCCGAAGGAACGCGCATTTACGTAACCGGTTGGGACGTAGAACCGTTCTATGATGAAGCTACTCATAACTTGACCTGGTCGATGCTGGCGGAGGACGATAATAAGGAACAAATCCTGAATTATAACGTCAGGCTCTTGACCCGCACAGGAACGATTTCGGCAATACTCATCTCCGATCCGAAGCATCTGAACGAGGATAAGAAGATCCTGACGGAGAAGGTTCTGCCGAAGCTTACTATTAATGCAGGGAAGAGGTATGAGGACTTTAATGCCGCTACCGATAAGGTGTCGGAGCTTGGGTTGACCGGCCTTATATTGGGCGGAGCTGGCTTGGTCGTGGCGAAGAAGGCTGGACTCATTGCTATACTACTGCTTGTAGCGAAGAAATTCGGAATCGTTATCCTTCTTGTATTGGGAGCGGCCGGGAAGTTTTTCAGCAAGCTGTTCCGCAGAAAGAAACCAGCAACGGAGGAGACCGAGCCAACCCCGGACAATCCGGAAGAGAACGTATCATAA
- a CDS encoding IS5 family transposase: MFERIESTDDLLKDFYLPFGGKLNPNNRWVKLAKLVPWEQAEEKYVKVFGAPDEGQKAYSVRLALGSLLIKERLGLTDRETTLQIMENPYLQYFLGFGGYVDKEPFHHSLMTHFRDRLGPDILHEINDWIIKEGLKAEQEAAKAAAKAKEQTRDDDDDHPGGGQMVMKMDDTLTILEVDTTPEKSQQKGKAKSLFRLLPNPDAQTHRGTLMLDATCAPADIKYPTDLGLLNHAREILEGIIDALHQPLIGLAEKPRTYRRQARKAYLLVSKQRQPKGKTIRKAVKKQLGYVGRDLRIIENLSQQTSLSTLSKMTYRRLLVIRELHRQQQEMMNGGVHRVEHRIVSIEQPHVRPIVRGKAGASVEFGAKIAASLSNGYAWIETMQWDNFNESGTLQDAVKSYKERFGAYPAVILADKIYRNRENLAYCKGVGIRLSGPKLGRPSAENQATHRKQERQDAAERNAIEGKFGEGKRRYGLGLIRAKGAARSLTVIALSFMVMNLERRLRALFVHFFGWVFYRPLTGC; the protein is encoded by the coding sequence ATGTTTGAACGGATAGAATCGACCGACGATCTTCTCAAAGATTTTTACCTGCCCTTTGGCGGCAAACTGAACCCCAACAATCGGTGGGTGAAGCTGGCCAAACTCGTTCCCTGGGAGCAAGCGGAAGAAAAATATGTAAAGGTGTTCGGCGCACCCGACGAAGGGCAAAAGGCGTATTCGGTACGTTTGGCTTTGGGCTCCCTGTTGATCAAGGAACGTCTAGGCTTAACCGACCGGGAAACCACTTTGCAGATCATGGAAAACCCCTATTTGCAGTATTTTCTGGGTTTTGGCGGTTACGTGGACAAAGAGCCCTTCCATCATTCCTTGATGACTCACTTTCGCGACCGGTTGGGTCCCGACATCCTTCACGAGATCAATGACTGGATCATAAAAGAAGGGCTGAAGGCCGAGCAGGAAGCAGCAAAAGCAGCGGCTAAAGCCAAGGAACAAACACGTGATGACGACGATGATCACCCGGGGGGTGGACAAATGGTCATGAAAATGGACGACACCCTAACGATTCTGGAAGTGGATACCACGCCGGAAAAGTCTCAACAAAAGGGCAAGGCCAAGTCCCTCTTTCGTCTTCTTCCCAATCCCGACGCACAAACCCATCGCGGCACGTTGATGCTGGATGCAACCTGTGCGCCTGCCGACATCAAGTATCCGACAGATCTGGGGCTATTGAATCATGCTCGTGAAATCCTGGAAGGTATCATTGACGCATTGCATCAGCCGCTGATCGGTCTGGCGGAGAAGCCGCGCACGTACCGCAGACAAGCCCGTAAAGCGTACCTGCTTGTATCTAAACAACGCCAGCCCAAAGGTAAAACGATCCGCAAAGCGGTCAAGAAGCAGCTCGGCTATGTGGGTCGGGATCTGCGAATCATTGAAAACCTGAGCCAGCAAACCTCGCTGAGTACTTTGAGCAAAATGACCTATCGCCGTTTGCTAGTCATTCGCGAACTGCACCGGCAGCAACAAGAAATGATGAATGGCGGAGTGCACCGGGTGGAGCATCGAATCGTAAGCATCGAACAGCCGCATGTCCGACCGATTGTCCGGGGAAAAGCCGGAGCGTCCGTCGAGTTTGGAGCCAAGATAGCAGCCAGTCTGTCCAACGGATACGCCTGGATCGAAACGATGCAATGGGACAACTTTAACGAATCGGGCACCCTGCAAGATGCGGTGAAATCGTACAAAGAGCGTTTTGGCGCGTATCCGGCGGTGATCCTGGCAGACAAGATCTACCGGAATCGAGAGAACCTTGCCTACTGTAAAGGGGTGGGCATTCGTCTCAGCGGCCCCAAACTGGGCAGGCCTTCAGCAGAAAACCAGGCGACACACCGTAAGCAAGAACGGCAAGATGCAGCGGAACGCAATGCGATCGAAGGCAAGTTTGGAGAAGGCAAACGCCGCTACGGGTTAGGCTTGATTCGAGCGAAAGGCGCGGCAAGAAGCCTGACAGTAATCGCCCTTTCATTCATGGTCATGAATTTGGAGCGCCGGTTACGGGCTCTTTTTGTCCATTTTTTCGGCTGGGTTTTCTATAGGCCACTTACCGGGTGTTAA
- a CDS encoding DUF6431 domain-containing protein, with translation MKRSLVFFVRGAEEVPCPCCTENLEIIGSRERKVRGGGGELRQLVIRRLRCAGCRRIHHELPDLLIPYKRYDSRCIEQAVTEPEASVTACAETSTLRRWKVWFRVLSIYFILVLQALEARMSGLAPGSPEASDHLRMTSAPAFRQQGPGWLARLVRPVANAHLWVHTRFAYLSAPALR, from the coding sequence TTGAAAAGATCCCTGGTGTTTTTCGTCAGGGGTGCGGAGGAGGTGCCCTGCCCGTGCTGCACAGAGAACCTGGAGATTATCGGTAGCCGGGAGCGGAAGGTCCGGGGTGGGGGTGGTGAGCTGCGCCAACTGGTGATTCGCAGACTCCGGTGTGCGGGATGCCGCAGGATTCACCATGAGCTCCCGGATCTACTCATTCCCTATAAACGGTACGATTCCCGTTGTATCGAACAGGCGGTCACGGAGCCGGAGGCGTCCGTGACCGCCTGCGCGGAAACCTCTACGTTACGGCGTTGGAAGGTCTGGTTTCGCGTGCTCTCTATCTACTTCATCCTCGTTCTGCAGGCGCTGGAGGCTCGGATGTCCGGCCTCGCTCCCGGGTCCCCCGAAGCTTCGGATCACCTGCGTATGACCTCCGCCCCCGCCTTTCGTCAGCAAGGACCCGGCTGGCTGGCCAGACTTGTCCGCCCCGTCGCAAACGCTCATTTGTGGGTACATACCCGTTTTGCCTATCTGTCCGCCCCGGCTCTACGGTAG
- a CDS encoding fibronectin type III domain-containing protein, giving the protein MRKRKSSKRLSFLVSMMLMVQVLFPALNVFAAETNNNVLPPSNLSYQLLTPTDVKLTWSSVFGATGYKVYEITDGQLIERGTMTTTSFTINGLPEGSYTYVVSTLSPDGESGPCAPITVNITYPDMTAPTLTYTIQNGNDIVLSWTTSAYAQSYNLYQVQADGQRTLIKSQATHTYTVVNAPMGTATYAVSAANSAFGESPLSAPVDVNVVLPVMAAPGNFTFSLANVNDINLKWNAVSYATNYKIYQIQADGQKVLKSTVTGTTVSFTNQEAGEYVYEVYSYSSRFGESAEGSRLTVTVGDVTMTAPGNLTYKLQNVNDVVLTWSTVSNATGYKIYQLIDGQLVLKSTVTGTAVTYTNQPAGDYHYEVHSYSDRFGESAEGSQVSVTLSSVTMEPPAAVNYTLKNVNDVVLTWETSANASSYKVYQIIDGQKVLKSTVTGTTVTYTNQPQGNYTYEVHSFSTRFGESAEGSQVSVTLSSVTMEPPAAVNYTLKNVNDVVLTWETSANASSYKVYQIINGQKVLKSTVTGTTVTYTNQPQGNYTYEVHSFSTRFGESAEGTQVSFTLIFPTMEPPANLIQTIKNATDFSLTWAASDYATSYKVYQIVDGQKVLKSTVSGLTVTYTGMPPGDYTYEVHSVSTRFGESSEGSRITVTLSGQTLQAPTNPTYTITNGNDITLKWTAANYATSYRIYQIIDGQKVLKSTATGSSVIYRDQPEGTLVYEINSVSTIFGESPEAAEVTISLIYPTLAAPGNLAYKIQNGNDVVLTWGAVTYANSYKVYELVDGQKVLKNTVTSLTATQTKVQEGDHTYIVKAVSSRFGESPEGGQVTLTILPSIMQAPGNFTKSIVNGNDISLKWNTATYATAYNLYKVVDGQEVLVRSQTGTAVTLTNQPEGEYNFVVRSYSDRFGESAEGSELSFTLVWPVMQAPSGFKQSITNGNDITLRWDATTYASGYKLYQVIDGQEVLKKTQTGTAVTFTNQPEGDYAYVVRSYSDRFGESAEGGELQFTLTWPVVQPPVLAGAVFNANNITLSWQSVTWANEYHVYDVTGGDRQLIYKGTALSYKVYNLSEESHSYEVTAYSTRFGESAPSNRVSKTIVFPVMQPPVASINLLSDTSARISWNFVTYANGYNIYELIDGKPVLLTQNLNNLSFTVSDLSYKDHEYYVTSYSNSFGESEPSNTVIAKLIIDTEAPVTKAEAPAGWTNLSQIISLSATDNETGVANTFYSLNDGEYTAGASVTVDKEGVNKVSFYSVDKVGNTEAPQTIYVKIDQTLPNTKVSDIPEWIKQTDVLTLTATDNLSGIAKTFYSINGSDYNEGNSITVDNEGINKISYYSVDQAGNKEAAHTVEVKLDKTAPVTTADAPAAWTKGDVTVQLTAADTLSGVAKTFYSIDGSAYVKGSTFTVSDEGIHKVAFYSTDMAGNIEAANKVEVKIDRTAPVVTMDLSKEAEAGATLQLNYSATDALSGVVSEKMTVSSPDGAAEQVVTNGSEIVFDKPGVYTVTVTVTDGVGLSTTLQKQFTVYLPASITVTPNIIKGNKGVFTVRVDLPNGYNSQGFDLNTATVNGVKALNSNNGYYQQAKLGQFKFERSDFDWTGSEVTLHFRGYVNGILVIGEKVVKIQK; this is encoded by the coding sequence ATGAGAAAACGTAAATCCTCCAAAAGACTTTCTTTCCTGGTTTCGATGATGCTTATGGTCCAGGTCTTGTTTCCCGCTCTAAATGTGTTTGCGGCTGAGACAAACAATAACGTGCTGCCTCCAAGCAATCTTTCCTATCAGCTCCTGACACCAACCGATGTCAAGCTGACATGGAGCTCCGTGTTTGGGGCTACTGGTTATAAGGTGTATGAGATTACGGATGGCCAACTGATCGAGCGGGGGACAATGACAACGACCTCCTTTACCATTAACGGTCTTCCGGAAGGTTCATATACTTATGTGGTTTCAACCTTAAGTCCGGACGGAGAGTCAGGGCCCTGCGCGCCAATCACGGTGAATATCACCTATCCCGACATGACGGCGCCAACCTTGACTTACACGATTCAAAACGGCAACGATATTGTCCTGAGCTGGACCACTTCTGCGTATGCCCAAAGTTACAATCTTTATCAAGTTCAAGCTGATGGACAAAGAACCTTGATAAAATCCCAGGCAACACATACATATACAGTCGTCAATGCTCCAATGGGAACAGCTACGTACGCGGTTAGTGCGGCGAATTCCGCCTTTGGTGAATCTCCTCTATCCGCACCTGTCGACGTTAATGTCGTCCTTCCAGTCATGGCCGCTCCAGGCAACTTCACGTTTAGCCTGGCGAACGTCAACGACATCAACCTGAAATGGAATGCAGTCAGTTACGCCACGAACTATAAAATCTATCAAATCCAAGCTGACGGTCAAAAAGTATTAAAAAGCACGGTAACCGGTACAACCGTCTCCTTTACCAATCAAGAGGCTGGAGAATATGTATATGAGGTATATTCCTACAGCAGTCGTTTTGGCGAATCGGCGGAAGGAAGCCGTTTAACGGTAACTGTCGGGGATGTCACTATGACGGCACCCGGCAATCTAACTTATAAACTGCAAAACGTCAACGACGTGGTTTTAACATGGAGTACCGTTTCAAATGCTACAGGCTATAAAATCTATCAGCTCATCGACGGGCAGCTCGTACTGAAAAGCACGGTAACCGGAACAGCTGTCACCTATACGAACCAACCGGCCGGGGATTACCACTATGAGGTACATTCCTATAGTGACCGTTTCGGGGAATCGGCGGAAGGCAGCCAGGTTTCAGTTACTCTGAGCTCCGTAACCATGGAGCCGCCTGCCGCTGTTAACTATACGCTCAAAAACGTTAATGATGTGGTCCTGACCTGGGAGACTTCGGCAAACGCCAGCAGTTACAAAGTCTATCAAATTATTGACGGACAAAAAGTATTGAAAAGCACGGTAACCGGCACTACTGTCACTTACACTAATCAGCCGCAAGGGAATTATACGTATGAAGTTCATTCCTTCTCTACCCGTTTCGGGGAATCAGCGGAAGGAAGTCAGGTTTCAGTTACTCTGAGCTCCGTAACAATGGAGCCGCCGGCCGCTGTTAACTATACGCTCAAAAACGTTAATGATGTGGTCCTGACCTGGGAGACTTCGGCAAACGCCAGCAGTTACAAAGTCTATCAAATTATTAACGGACAAAAAGTATTGAAAAGCACGGTAACCGGCACTACTGTCACTTACACCAATCAGCCGCAAGGGAATTATACGTATGAAGTTCATTCCTTCTCTACCCGGTTCGGGGAATCGGCGGAAGGAACCCAGGTTTCCTTTACGCTCATTTTTCCGACCATGGAGCCGCCGGCCAATCTGATCCAAACGATTAAAAATGCGACCGATTTTTCTTTGACTTGGGCTGCATCCGACTATGCGACAAGCTATAAGGTTTACCAGATCGTGGATGGTCAAAAAGTGCTTAAAAGTACGGTAAGCGGCTTAACCGTTACGTATACCGGCATGCCGCCGGGTGATTACACGTATGAAGTTCATTCGGTTTCAACCCGTTTTGGCGAGTCGTCGGAAGGCAGCCGGATTACGGTAACGCTGAGTGGTCAAACGCTGCAAGCTCCGACAAACCCGACCTACACCATAACGAACGGTAATGATATCACTTTAAAATGGACGGCGGCGAATTACGCAACGAGCTATAGAATCTATCAAATCATTGATGGACAAAAGGTTCTGAAAAGTACGGCAACCGGCAGTTCCGTGATTTATAGAGACCAGCCGGAAGGCACCTTGGTTTATGAGATCAACTCTGTTTCCACGATCTTTGGCGAGTCACCGGAAGCAGCTGAAGTCACGATTTCGCTGATTTATCCTACATTGGCCGCCCCGGGTAATCTGGCATATAAAATCCAGAATGGAAACGACGTCGTGTTAACTTGGGGAGCTGTAACCTACGCGAACTCTTATAAAGTCTATGAGCTTGTCGACGGACAGAAAGTTCTAAAGAATACGGTAACAAGTCTGACTGCAACACAGACGAAGGTACAGGAAGGTGATCACACCTATATCGTAAAAGCCGTAAGCAGCCGTTTCGGAGAATCACCCGAAGGAGGTCAGGTGACCTTAACGATCCTTCCTTCAATTATGCAGGCACCGGGTAATTTTACGAAAAGTATTGTGAACGGAAATGACATTTCCTTGAAATGGAATACCGCTACCTACGCAACGGCTTATAATCTTTACAAGGTTGTTGACGGACAGGAAGTGTTGGTGAGATCGCAGACCGGAACAGCTGTCACACTCACGAACCAGCCGGAGGGCGAGTACAACTTTGTGGTACGCTCCTACAGTGACCGCTTCGGAGAATCGGCAGAAGGCAGCGAGCTTAGCTTCACGTTGGTCTGGCCGGTCATGCAAGCGCCGAGCGGCTTTAAGCAAAGTATTACGAACGGAAATGACATTACCTTGAGATGGGATGCCACTACCTATGCTTCGGGCTATAAGTTGTATCAAGTGATTGACGGACAAGAAGTTCTGAAAAAAACTCAAACCGGAACGGCCGTTACGTTTACGAACCAGCCAGAGGGCGATTACGCTTATGTTGTTCGCTCCTACAGCGATCGTTTCGGAGAATCGGCAGAAGGCGGCGAGCTCCAGTTCACGTTGACCTGGCCAGTGGTTCAGCCTCCAGTCCTGGCAGGGGCCGTATTTAATGCCAACAATATTACGCTTTCTTGGCAGTCGGTCACTTGGGCAAACGAATATCATGTTTACGATGTGACTGGCGGTGACCGGCAGTTAATCTATAAGGGAACGGCTTTAAGCTACAAAGTGTATAACCTTTCAGAGGAATCGCATTCGTATGAAGTGACTGCGTACAGCACTCGGTTTGGAGAGTCTGCTCCTTCGAATCGAGTATCCAAGACGATTGTTTTCCCGGTCATGCAGCCTCCGGTTGCCTCCATTAATTTGTTAAGCGACACGAGTGCCCGGATTTCCTGGAATTTCGTCACCTACGCGAACGGCTATAACATATATGAACTCATTGACGGCAAACCGGTTTTGCTGACGCAAAACCTAAACAACTTGTCTTTCACGGTTTCGGATTTGTCCTATAAGGATCATGAATACTATGTGACATCGTACAGCAACTCGTTTGGTGAATCGGAACCGTCAAACACCGTTATCGCCAAGCTTATTATCGATACGGAAGCACCGGTGACGAAAGCAGAAGCACCCGCCGGTTGGACGAACCTGAGCCAGATTATCTCCTTATCGGCAACAGATAACGAAACGGGAGTCGCGAACACGTTCTATTCTCTGAACGATGGCGAGTATACGGCGGGAGCTTCTGTAACGGTGGACAAAGAAGGTGTAAATAAAGTTTCCTTCTACTCAGTGGATAAAGTAGGCAATACGGAAGCACCGCAGACGATTTACGTTAAGATTGATCAAACCTTGCCAAACACCAAGGTAAGTGACATCCCGGAATGGATTAAGCAAACGGATGTACTGACATTGACTGCAACAGACAATCTCAGCGGGATAGCCAAAACGTTCTACTCGATCAACGGATCCGATTATAACGAAGGCAATTCGATTACGGTAGACAACGAAGGTATTAACAAAATCAGTTACTACTCGGTTGACCAAGCGGGTAATAAGGAAGCGGCACACACAGTCGAAGTGAAGCTCGACAAGACAGCACCCGTGACCACTGCTGACGCTCCTGCAGCCTGGACGAAAGGAGATGTGACCGTCCAATTAACCGCAGCGGATACTCTTAGCGGCGTAGCCAAAACGTTCTATTCGATCGACGGCTCGGCATATGTCAAGGGAAGCACGTTCACGGTCAGTGATGAAGGGATCCACAAGGTTGCTTTCTATTCGACCGATATGGCCGGCAACATCGAGGCTGCGAATAAGGTCGAGGTGAAAATCGATAGAACTGCGCCGGTCGTCACGATGGATCTTAGCAAAGAGGCTGAGGCCGGAGCGACGCTACAGTTGAACTACTCGGCAACCGATGCTCTTTCAGGTGTAGTATCCGAGAAGATGACGGTTTCCAGTCCGGATGGAGCGGCGGAACAGGTCGTAACGAATGGCAGCGAAATTGTATTCGACAAACCGGGAGTTTACACTGTTACGGTTACCGTTACAGATGGTGTAGGGCTGAGCACGACATTGCAAAAACAGTTTACGGTTTACCTTCCAGCTTCCATAACGGTGACTCCTAATATTATCAAGGGCAATAAAGGCGTGTTTACTGTTCGTGTAGACTTGCCGAATGGATACAACAGTCAGGGATTCGATCTGAATACCGCTACCGTAAATGGTGTGAAGGCCCTTAACAGTAATAATGGCTATTACCAGCAGGCAAAGCTCGGCCAATTCAAATTCGAACGTTCCGATTTTGATTGGACGGGTTCAGAGGTTACTTTGCACTTTAGAGGATATGTCAACGGTATACTGGTGATCGGTGAAAAGGTAGTTAAAATCCAGAAATAA
- a CDS encoding DNA-binding protein, giving the protein MRPSIQSLKPDIMVEMLEMAFSFENWDKLLNTSDILYSYAQCIYEERQYYKAIGLPAPLADMARPLVYYYGFSHLMRGKKQGQYDRAREYIDKYAELGWMEDLGEEGMQIVEEFKFLAKANLFALDILSGKTERLAEYVCFLQDNPEELLPGLGAVLQAALQHGLNVDNLLDTFAERTADFGEYEDVGNVSHYYNYCYNLTLYHKRFGQMTDALEYVMHSLGLAHQSGNDRNFKGCMALFESLRDGATEEQIQQYKEHLKGCLKEVYE; this is encoded by the coding sequence TTGCGCCCTTCCATTCAATCACTGAAGCCGGATATTATGGTTGAAATGTTGGAAATGGCATTTAGCTTCGAGAATTGGGACAAGCTGCTGAATACATCGGATATTCTATACAGCTACGCACAATGCATCTATGAAGAGCGGCAGTATTATAAGGCAATAGGATTGCCTGCACCGCTTGCAGATATGGCGCGTCCACTGGTTTACTATTACGGGTTCAGTCACCTAATGCGGGGGAAGAAGCAAGGCCAATATGATCGGGCTAGAGAGTACATCGATAAATATGCGGAGCTTGGCTGGATGGAGGATTTAGGGGAGGAAGGAATGCAGATTGTTGAGGAGTTCAAATTCCTGGCGAAGGCAAATTTATTTGCACTGGATATTCTATCGGGGAAGACGGAACGGCTGGCGGAATATGTATGTTTTTTGCAGGACAATCCGGAGGAGCTACTACCGGGGCTGGGTGCGGTATTGCAGGCTGCACTGCAGCATGGTCTGAATGTAGATAATCTTTTAGATACTTTTGCGGAGCGGACTGCTGACTTTGGGGAGTACGAAGATGTAGGCAATGTCTCACATTATTATAACTATTGTTACAACTTGACATTATACCATAAGCGGTTTGGCCAAATGACGGACGCGCTGGAATACGTTATGCACTCGTTGGGCTTGGCACACCAGTCAGGCAATGACAGGAATTTCAAGGGATGCATGGCCCTGTTCGAATCGTTACGGGATGGGGCGACGGAGGAGCAAATTCAGCAGTATAAGGAACACCTGAAGGGATGCCTAAAGGAGGTCTACGAGTAG
- a CDS encoding DDE-type integrase/transposase/recombinase, whose protein sequence is MKDQKKAEALAAERMQLLAPLLAEGLDPAKAREMKAQICKQTGLSERTLRRYLASYRSEGFTGLKPKGKGRQPSEEILPTAVLEQAILLRREVPGRSVAQLIQILEWEGRISPGQIKRSTLQERLTACGYSSRHLRMYAESGVAARRFQQRHRNQLWQSDLKYGPYLPLGESGTMKQVYLVVFIDDATRFILHGEFVPVMDQRLVESAFRQAIQKYGVPEAVYFDNGKQYRTQAMTRICSKLGTRLLYAKPYSPESKGKVERFNQIVDSFLSEVALEKPKTLEQLNERFEVWLSECYQHKPHSALPDKQSPETAFRSDKKALRFMDPDTLADAFLHSEKRKVDKSGCISFMNRKYEVGLTVIGCTVEVVYDPADPTELTIEYEGRAPWRVREMEIGQRAGTRPALPEHLGASMTDTSRLLEAAEQRHQQRKQREAPAVTYRRVQAEDGHV, encoded by the coding sequence ATGAAAGACCAAAAGAAAGCCGAAGCCCTCGCCGCAGAGCGGATGCAGCTTCTCGCTCCCCTGCTTGCCGAAGGGCTGGACCCGGCCAAAGCCCGGGAGATGAAAGCGCAGATTTGTAAGCAAACCGGACTCTCCGAACGTACCTTGCGCCGGTATTTGGCGAGTTACCGGAGCGAAGGATTTACCGGCCTGAAGCCCAAAGGCAAAGGGCGGCAGCCCTCCGAAGAGATTCTTCCTACCGCCGTGCTCGAGCAAGCGATTCTCTTGCGCCGGGAGGTCCCCGGCCGCAGCGTCGCACAGCTCATTCAGATTTTAGAATGGGAAGGGCGGATTTCGCCGGGCCAAATTAAGCGTAGTACCCTGCAGGAGAGACTGACTGCCTGTGGCTACAGCTCGCGCCATCTGCGGATGTACGCCGAATCCGGGGTTGCCGCCAGACGCTTCCAGCAGCGCCACCGGAACCAGCTGTGGCAGTCAGACCTCAAATACGGACCGTATTTGCCCCTTGGCGAAAGCGGGACGATGAAACAGGTGTATCTGGTCGTGTTCATTGACGACGCTACAAGGTTTATTCTGCATGGGGAGTTTGTGCCGGTCATGGACCAGCGGCTGGTCGAATCGGCGTTTCGCCAAGCGATCCAGAAGTATGGGGTACCAGAAGCGGTCTATTTTGACAACGGCAAGCAGTACCGTACCCAAGCCATGACCCGGATATGTTCCAAGCTCGGAACCCGGCTGCTCTATGCGAAGCCCTACTCGCCTGAATCCAAAGGCAAGGTCGAACGGTTTAACCAAATCGTCGATTCGTTTCTGAGCGAAGTCGCCTTGGAGAAGCCGAAGACACTCGAGCAGTTGAATGAGCGCTTCGAGGTATGGCTCTCGGAGTGCTACCAGCACAAGCCCCACTCCGCCCTGCCGGACAAGCAAAGCCCGGAAACGGCGTTTCGGAGTGACAAGAAAGCACTGCGGTTCATGGACCCGGATACCTTGGCGGACGCGTTCTTGCATAGTGAAAAGCGGAAGGTCGACAAGTCGGGCTGCATTAGCTTCATGAACCGAAAGTACGAAGTGGGCCTGACGGTCATTGGCTGTACGGTCGAGGTGGTTTATGACCCGGCAGACCCCACGGAACTGACGATTGAGTATGAGGGACGAGCGCCGTGGCGGGTGCGCGAGATGGAAATCGGTCAGCGGGCGGGAACCCGTCCGGCGTTGCCGGAGCACCTGGGCGCATCTATGACCGACACGTCGAGACTGCTGGAGGCGGCAGAGCAGCGACACCAGCAGCGCAAACAGCGGGAAGCACCTGCGGTGACGTACCGCAGAGTGCAGGCGGAGGATGGCCATGTTTGA